Below is a window of Apis mellifera strain DH4 linkage group LG15, Amel_HAv3.1, whole genome shotgun sequence DNA.
GTACAGTTTCACATTTATCGACTTCGATTTGACCGACGAGGACACTTGTAGGGCTACCATTAGGATGTTCAAACAGTGCGATctgatacaaaaatttcatatcccTTACGAAGTCCTATGCAGATGGATTCTCAGTGTGAAGAAGAATTATAGGTGAGAAATatgaaacaatgaaaatagATATGTTTCAGATACTACATCTAGCTTTCCTTATACAGTCATGTAacaattaatcttattaatttaaattagaataaactaatatacaaaaagtaacttaaaatatagaaatatagaaatatatttggtaaaaaaaaaaaagttttgttttagaagatataaaagaaaagttgtgccttgaaaaattgttgaaaccatgaaattcatattttaaaattattactattctaAGTACTTGTTTCATATCataatccaataaaatttttactctattaactttttattaatcatcttttaaatagtattatcaacaaattcttattacaataataataagttaagaaaaatctcaagttttatttgaaaaatataacaatttaatcgcTTCATgtctcttttcaaaaaataattcatcattcacggtaaatttatcttatgtttatcctaataaaaaatttagaaaagattataaaagtaaattttataatgccCTGATATTTTGAAATGCCCTGTACCATGAAAATGTTATCCTGACTATTTTTAGGCCAGTCAAGTATCATAATTGGAGACACGCACTGAACGTTGCCCAGACCATGTTCGCCATGCTTAAAACCGGCAAGATGGAACAGTTCATGACCGATCTTGAAATCCTTGGACTATTGGTCGCCTGTTTGTGCCACGACTTAGACCATAGAGGAACCAATAACGCGTTTCAAATGAAGACAGAATCACCGTTGGCCATTCTTTATTCGACCAGCACTATGGAACATCATCATTTCGACCAGTGTGTCATGATCCTGAATTCGGATAGTAATAACATCTTTCAGAGTTTGTCTATGGAGGATTACAGAAGAGTGATGAAGGTGGTCGAGAGCGCTATACTATCCACAGATTTGGCggtttatttcaaaaagaagaacaagTTCATGGAACTGATTGATGAGGGCGAATTCGATTGGCAGAgtgaggagaagaaagaacgtAAGATTGAATAATTACCCATAATTACTACTTGTAAAAGTTAGAAGAAAGTAGAAGGAATATCCAtctaataatagattataaaatagttaatattgatataaaaaaagttataaatttaaaagataaatgatcATCTATAAGtacaagaaattttatgtattaatctatatcttacatctaattaaatttcaacctaaatttcttcctttataGTAACTGTCTacgttcaattatttttctacacTCACACAGTCAAAactattaaatctaataattgatatacatCTATCTATAAATCTGATATCTgtcaatttatattgaataaattttacttccaCAACCATTTTCCTAtaccaataataaaatcaatttcttgaTCAAGTAATTGACAGTGTCTGAGAAACATTAATGACTCAGTGTTAAGTTAAATATTCAACTTtacctttaaaaataataataaaacttaaatagaaattcgaatcttttaaattttccaaaaattttccttttttttccagtgTTATGCGGGATGATGATGACTGCCTGCGACGTGAGCGCCATAGCGAAACCCTGGGAGGTGCAACACCGGGTGGCCAAGCTGGTCGCCGACGAATTCTTCGACCAGGGTGATCTGGAACGTCTCCAACTGAACCAGCAACCAGTGGCCATGATGGATCGCGAAAGGAAGGACGAACTTCCTCAAATGCAGGTCGGTTTCATCGACGTGATATGCCTGCCTCTGTACAAAGTTCTCTCCGACACGTTCCCATGGATCATGCCGCTCTACGAGGGCACCATGGAGAACAGGCAACACTGGCAAGATTTGGCTGAAAAGGTCGAAATGGGTCTGACCTGGATAGATCGTGACACCATCGACGAACCGGTCGAAGAATTCGTCTCCTATGAACGCAAAGACATCGAGTTCACGGTCACAACGTTGAACTGCATGGACAGAAAGGAAGCCCCTGAGAAATCCGCGTTGGGTAGGCTTATCTCCCTGAGGAAAGGTGGCCCTACTCTGGGAAAAGATGTGAGGCACAGGCTTAGCAGGCCGTTGTACGCGAGAAACGCTCCAGAGGACGCTGCCAAATCAACCAAGGCCCTGATCCCTGACAGGAAGAGTCGAAACAAATTGTGCTTGCTCATTTGACGGCTTACGTCCACCACTCTTGAGAGCATACCTGaatgatgaaaaaaggaagatttgAGAGATTGTTTCTCATGGAGAAATTTGTGTGATTATTAACACATCTCTGCAATGCCTACTGGTTTAGCTGACTTAACAGGTTATAACTATGTATGATCAAGGAGGAATTTACCTGTACTGTGTTGAGATTCATCAGGAAGATTTTTAGGAAGATGTAAATTCATTGGTGAGGAAGTACAATGACTAGtagaggaaagaaaatcttCTGAATTGCAGCTCAGGAATGAATAGAATAATGAAATGGATACAAGGTGTGTGATTTATCTATACTGTGATTGCTGTCCATCTGCCTAGAAAATCAAAAGTCAAGAAAGTGAAATCAAACATTTGCTCGAAACAAACGAAGATACACTTGGGTGTCACCGAGTTCAGAAGGCTGAAAGTTTGCAGATTTTAATCCCAAGACTGTCGTCGAGTCTTTAGAAAACAAACGTTAGACGAATAGTCAATGGCTAGTTAGTTAGACTGGCGATAAGTTAAGGCCGACTTTTTGTCGAATTTTACCGAATTttgggagaaagagaagaaagagaaattgaaagaataaggTCTTAAAAACGATGGTGCACGGATTCAATTTTGACAATCTTTTTTGTATTACATCTCGACTATCGTTAATTAGGATAAATCCGATGGATAAAACActggtgaaaataaaatggatgttcgaaatttttgaaaaaaaaagaagaaaaaaaaagtcgaaagCCGAAAGATgggcatttttatatattgaagaaaaagaagaagaagaagaagaagaagaaaattatgatgcaaatttataaaaaaaaaaaagaaaaaaaaaaaagagtataaaACTCTTGGACTCTCGATGATATCATCGTATTTCTAACCCACTCGTTTTCCAAGATGACGCGTGGAATCAATCGACGACATTAACGCGAATGATAACCAAGGTAAATCAATGCCTATTAAATTAACGATTTCGTTGCATCATTCAAGCCAATCCAAAAATTGCGTCTCTGACGCGGAAAATCACGCGATCTCGCATTCTTGGAATTTAAAAGacgttatttgttatttttgttcctctatctttttttttctttttcattcttcttttttctcttcttctttctttctttacagaAATTgacgtattcttttttttttctttctttctattttttttccattatttgattaatatccataaaggcgagaaaaaaaatacataaaaaaaatccaaagagTCTTCTGTCCGattactaatttttaactCATTCATGATGAGGTATAACAAATGTAGGTAAAATATTGTCACGAATggcattttacaaaaaaaaaaaacaggtaTTTTCTTGGTGAAACAAGAAGACACAAGCGAGACAcgtgatatataaatagatactaTGTACAAGAATCAATTAATTGTTCAAGATAATTCGAGAGTGctgtgtttaaaaaaaaaaaaaaaaaaaaaaaatacgaatccATTGTAACAAGAGTGAAACTGGTTTCTAGTCTTTTGATATAGCTACTATGTATGAGAATATGCCTGTCAAAGACTATCGCACacgaaaactaaataaaatctgAATGTGCTCAAAACGTTAAACAATTggactaattttttttttcttcttttctttttctctttttccccctATATCctgaggaaaattttttttttaaatattttaaggattttaaaattataaaaattaaattacaaaacaaatatattaaattctaataaaataggagtattattaaatttataattcattcataCTTAACATTCACACTTTctgatgaatgaaaatttcactttttttctctattttttttcaatttcaatttgcatTCTCTTAATCTTCGCCGACTATCATAGATCGTCAATAACActcgcaaaaaaaaatgttcattttcatttcataaacgAAGTTTCACTAGTCGATCCACAgacgaaattttcatttcccttcgatgaattttatgtATCATGGAttatccatgaaaaaatttgcattcttttttttttttttgttcactaATGATCCATGAAGAAAGTTTTCAGTTCTTCGAAGACTGGAATTGTAACAGATCATCAATGATTCACAAAAGAACATCTTCATCTTCATAATTCAAGATTATTGTGGGCCAACAGCGGTTGGAAAAATCTTATTCTCAATTATACATCATCACTGGTGGCCCACAACGgcataaaattagattaaaatcacctttattcaatttcgaagAGTAGTCCTTTAAGCTCCGTGATTTTTTACGcagctttttattattaaaacatttagaaATTACACTCGAACGACGGTGTCCTTTACACAGTATAACGAATCATCAAATTTGGTcctacaattaaattaagtataaCAAACGGTTTTTTCTcatcctcccttccccccttcGTCCTTCTTTCGTTATTCTTTCTCGTGTGTTGACGATTAATTCTCTATTTACAACATTATGCAATATTCGATtgcataagaaaaaaagaaagaaagaggagccTGACACACTACGACACTGTTCgacaattatctttttttcttcttcttctttatttttttcaagagagGAAAATACGTGATAAATAcgtgataattgaaattttcaattttcttcattcgttcattcttaaataaaaacaaaagtaaATCGTCGAGGCAGTGGCGCGGCTATTTGGCAAGACTCTTTTATTTTGTCATTACAATAATGTAGAGCAGGCTCCATTTATGATCATCGTGATCAAGGAAAAAACCGAATTAtcttagtaaaaaaaatgaatctttcCTCTCTTTGTCACgcggataaatatatatcttggcATTCACACAgcattgttgaaaaaaagaaaagaaaagaaaagaaaagaaaagaaaagaaaagagaaagaaagatatcatTCAACGTCATagagaagaaaagtttttcgTGGCTTGTCGATTGAGATCAAATATCGTTTCCCTTAAAACGAATATACAAATGGAAAATGATCCATGAGAGAAAAATCAAGCACACGGATtgcaaagaatatatatatatatgtatatatatttgagaagAAAATTCCTTAAGTCTCGCGCGGTtggtagaaaaatataaaataaaaaaaaaaggatcacgCATacgatatacaatataattatgtacaaAACTAGCACCTATGTACATCGAAAAGGTGCATGAACACGCATGTTTCATCCTTGATCACAATGCTCTCGCACCGTCACATTGAttcattaatacaatataatctacatttttaataatcacctcttcataataaattctttaaatccttacatttctcttctttatcctcttttttctctctctctctctcttcctctcttttccttttctttccgtttttttttttcttttctttgtataatttctttccttcagCCAATCCAACGGAGATTTCTCAAACGTAAATACTTTGTGCCAGTACAATTTCCATTTAActcgattcgattcaattGTTCCAATGGAGGTGTTCACGGCAAGTAAATCTCTCCCTGGGGATCGTGACGATGTGTGTATTCATAGGTATAATATGAATCAAATTCGTGAGATATGGTTGTGGAACAGAAGCATCGTGGAAGATACAACGCGGAGAATAGAGTAGTTTAAGCTTAACGAAGTTCAACGAAGCGTTCGAAAACTTATATACTGACgcgaataaatgttttttcagtacttgacgatgatgatgaatcAAATTCGAgaccaaattaaaaattccgatAATATCCAATCGGAAATGGAACTCCAATTTGACTCACATGTGTCGTCTATTAAATGCAGATGACGATAAAGTCTTTAAACGAACggtaaaaaacttttttaaacgtttactCGATGTACAAAAGAATCTAAGTgtgtataagatatatatatatgtatatatatatatataaagattctaatttccatttttaatggATAAAACGTGTTAGCTGTTCTCGATAAATACACACTCAAATTCTTCTTATCGATCGTTTACACTGGTATACTTATATGCATTAGAAAATTGAACTTATATAAAACATGGCGTTGGTACGCGTCCACGATTTGTCCGAATTCAGTACGTGGACAATATAGATACAATAGACAATAtagttttaattgattataaaaaacatacatgcaaagaaagaataatcgtGTTCTTATTTGCAGGTAAATTTTGTGAAagtgtactttttttttttttatatatatatatagatatatcgtTATTTCAcggttaaaaattgtaaatgaaatttttgacaaTTCCACCATATGGAATAGAAAAGATtgttaagaagaaaattcgctgatccttttttccaaatatattatatcaaataagtcaatttttattcttaatatttaataaagtgaCCATTGCATGTATGTTTACACAGCTATTCACTGTAAATATAAACTGTTTTCTTGTTTTACTCTGTGAATCTCTATAAAATTCACATTACACAAactaaattgtaaaataggaTCAGAGATTGAACGAAATTTATGTCCAGAGACACTCATCAGCTCATATAGGTTTTGCAATCCTAGCAAAGTGGCAGAAGTGCGTGGATCACATAAAGAATTCCCTGGATCGGCTAATGTGCAGTCACGATGCAGGTCTATCCagtattgaaatttctattagCCTAAGACCACGCATTGCTGGATCCGTTAATAACAGACCACGTGGTTTATAGACTCTGTCATTTTGTTCACAAACAAACTTTGCCACTTTTCTTAAACACTTTTCATAATGAGTCTCTgtgcatatataaattagataaccAGTGAGGCATGCCAGGCAACCTTCGCAGTATGTAGAACAACTGGCACGTTCAGCTTCTGCGAAGTAGTTGTTCAACTGATTGATTGTATACTCGAACGACTGTCTGTCCagctaaattgaaaaataagatagCAAAGATAtatccaataaatataaattgataaattaattcattcacTGCCTAATTcactcataaaaaattaaatcaataaaatatatttattgtttctgCAACTCTTGAtcctataatatatgtaaataaattaataagaataagatatataagaaaattctgTATATTTAACCACAGAAATAATgtcagaaatataaatatttcgttaacaactataattaaacagaaaaaaatcaaatatgtttatattttccaatgatttatgttttatgaataaaaaaaaaagataaaataaattttttgaatacatACTCTGCTCTCCAATTCCGGAGGAAATTGCGTTTGAAACTTAACAACAGTGCCTTCACTATAGTCacgttgtataaaaattttctgacAACTTGGAGGAGGCCCCCCACCTGCTTGTCCTCGACCAGCTGACATGTCCTCCAGGGGTGTAAGGGCAGCGTGATTGCCCTATAAAACaaatccaataaatattttattaaattttctacaaatcAAGTTAGAATTAGCATTGTAACTATTTCTcttacatttctttcttttattttatctgatTTCGAACATGGTCCATGTATATAACCACAAAACCGCACCCaactattatattcaaaattgtttatcaTGAATCCGTCTGTTATtaatcaaatgataaaaaaattcgaaatgacAATATTCGAATTCAAAACAAAtggaatatcaaaaaaaatgacGAAACAAGAATATACCGCAGACAGACCAAtagtaaaagaaagaaagaaaaaccgaGGTAAAAGATGCA
It encodes the following:
- the LOC726330 gene encoding golgin subfamily A member 7, yielding MPLGNHAALTPLEDMSAGRGQAGGGPPPSCQKIFIQRDYSEGTVVKFQTQFPPELESRLDRQSFEYTINQLNNYFAEAERASCSTYCEGCLACLTGYLIYICTETHYEKCLRKVAKFVCEQNDRVYKPRGLLLTDPAMRGLRLIEISILDRPAS